The Dehalococcoidia bacterium genome window below encodes:
- a CDS encoding Uma2 family endonuclease yields the protein MSISYETYARVALEDADGQWELVCGQLRQKPPMTIEHDGSSWRLNTFFVRQLDERQFLVSQTARLRISATSYFVPDLCVIPVALEQRIRRERPRELAVLDEPLPLVVEIWSPSTGNYDMETKLPGYRERGDREIWRLHPYERTLIAWRRQTDGSYTETHYAGDAVVEPISLPGVRISLAALFA from the coding sequence ATGTCGATCAGCTACGAAACCTACGCGCGGGTGGCGTTGGAGGATGCGGATGGACAGTGGGAGCTGGTCTGCGGGCAACTCAGGCAAAAGCCGCCGATGACGATCGAGCACGACGGATCAAGCTGGCGGCTGAATACCTTCTTCGTGCGACAGCTCGACGAGCGGCAGTTCTTGGTGAGCCAGACCGCGCGCCTGCGCATTTCCGCCACCAGCTATTTTGTCCCAGATCTCTGCGTGATTCCGGTCGCGCTTGAGCAGCGCATCCGGCGCGAGCGACCGCGCGAGCTGGCCGTGCTGGACGAGCCGCTGCCGCTGGTGGTTGAGATCTGGTCGCCCTCGACCGGCAATTACGACATGGAGACGAAGCTGCCCGGCTACCGCGAGCGCGGCGATCGGGAGATCTGGCGCTTACATCCCTACGAGCGCACGCTGATCGCCTGGCGCCGGCAGACCGACGGCAGCTACACCGAAACCCATTACGCCGGCGATGCCGTGGTCGAGCCCATCTCCCTGCCCGGCGTACGCATCAGCCTTGCAGCCCTGTTTGCCTGA
- a CDS encoding phosphotransferase, protein MTTAALPRSIEALTPAFLTDALREGGVLPRGSVVAVASEPVGQGVGLLCQLARLSLTYDGAPAGVPATLIAKIPSGDEQTKGMANAFGFYAKEVRFYRELAARVSLPAPACWYSALEEASGDFVLLLEDLGAARLGDQLAGCTVEEAALLLRELAKVHAAWWNSPMLDEIDWVPDAGSPINKAGLTLYPLAWPAFVERFGAETPPELLAIGERLGQNVNAILDRFCAGPKTLCHGDYRADNFFFGARPGQPPLRVIDWQIAVRAVGTYDVGYFLTQSLDVPLRRAHELELLGLYHRTLREGGVQDYSFGDLISDYRWTALFCFAYPVMGGGLADLSNARGVALARAMMQRSAAAILDWQAGELLG, encoded by the coding sequence ATGACCACCGCCGCCCTGCCCCGCTCGATCGAGGCGCTGACGCCCGCCTTTCTCACCGATGCCCTGCGCGAGGGCGGCGTGCTGCCGCGCGGCAGTGTCGTGGCCGTCGCCAGCGAGCCGGTGGGGCAGGGGGTGGGGCTGCTCTGCCAGCTCGCACGGCTCTCGCTCACGTACGACGGCGCACCGGCCGGCGTGCCCGCCACGCTGATCGCCAAGATCCCCTCCGGCGACGAGCAGACGAAAGGTATGGCGAACGCCTTCGGCTTCTACGCCAAGGAGGTGCGCTTCTACCGCGAGCTGGCCGCGCGCGTCTCGCTGCCCGCGCCCGCCTGCTGGTACAGCGCCCTGGAAGAAGCCTCCGGCGACTTCGTGCTGCTGCTGGAAGACCTCGGCGCCGCCCGCCTCGGCGATCAGCTCGCCGGCTGCACGGTCGAAGAGGCGGCGCTGCTGCTGCGCGAGCTGGCAAAGGTGCACGCCGCCTGGTGGAACAGCCCCATGCTGGACGAGATCGACTGGGTGCCCGACGCGGGCAGCCCGATCAACAAGGCGGGCCTCACGCTCTACCCGCTGGCCTGGCCAGCATTCGTGGAGCGCTTCGGCGCGGAGACGCCGCCCGAGCTGCTTGCCATCGGCGAGCGGCTGGGCCAGAACGTGAACGCGATTCTCGATCGCTTCTGCGCCGGTCCGAAAACGCTCTGCCACGGCGACTATCGCGCCGACAACTTCTTTTTCGGCGCGCGGCCGGGGCAGCCGCCGTTACGCGTGATCGACTGGCAGATCGCCGTGCGCGCCGTGGGCACGTACGATGTCGGCTACTTCCTCACGCAAAGCCTCGACGTGCCGCTGCGCCGGGCGCACGAGCTGGAGCTGCTGGGGCTCTACCACCGCACGCTGCGCGAGGGCGGCGTGCAGGACTACAGCTTCGGCGACCTGATCAGCGACTACCGCTGGACGGCGCTGTTCTGCTTCGCCTATCCGGTGATGGGCGGCGGGCTGGCAGATCTCTCAAACGCGCGGGGCGTGGCGCTGGCCCGCGCGATGATGCAGCGCAGCGCCGCCGCCATCCTCGACTGGCAGGCCGGCGAACTGCTCGGGTAA
- a CDS encoding FMN-binding negative transcriptional regulator, translating to MYRSERYLVEDETTIEAFVAGQRHGQLIATPPDGFPQVSFLPFVKQGETIELHAVQEDPVFRALQANPYATFLVSDFLAFSRHDWVDPADAGRATLNFRAVQYFCAAETCTDPAEVARTLAALVRTYEPGASYTPIEDGTFYGPRLRRLGVARLKILRREVKFKTGPAGPAELRRHVAAQLRERGEPGDARAAEVIEHYAR from the coding sequence ATGTATCGCTCGGAGCGCTATCTGGTCGAGGACGAGACGACGATCGAGGCGTTTGTCGCCGGGCAGCGGCACGGCCAGCTGATCGCCACACCGCCCGACGGCTTCCCGCAGGTCAGCTTCCTGCCCTTCGTCAAGCAGGGCGAGACGATCGAGCTGCACGCCGTGCAGGAAGACCCCGTCTTCCGGGCGCTGCAGGCAAACCCGTACGCCACCTTCCTCGTCTCCGACTTCCTCGCCTTCTCGCGCCACGATTGGGTGGACCCGGCCGACGCCGGCCGCGCCACGCTCAACTTCCGCGCCGTGCAGTATTTCTGCGCCGCCGAAACCTGCACTGACCCGGCCGAAGTCGCGCGGACGCTGGCCGCACTGGTACGGACGTACGAGCCCGGCGCAAGCTACACGCCGATCGAAGACGGCACGTTCTACGGTCCGCGCCTGCGCCGGCTGGGCGTGGCGCGGCTGAAGATCCTGCGGCGCGAGGTCAAGTTCAAGACCGGCCCCGCCGGCCCAGCCGAGCTGCGGCGCCACGTGGCGGCGCAGCTGCGCGAGCGCGGCGAACCCGGCGACGCCCGCGCCGCCGAGGTGATCGAGCACTACGCAAGGTAG
- a CDS encoding cyclase family protein codes for MTTKTWTLQTVLEEGRRLRNWGRWGADDEVGTLNFITPQKITAAAALVRQGKVISCALPYDADGPQRGGRRFNPIHLMLASGADAAAGAQDRIPGLRYADDVITMPLQCGTQWDALSHIFVEGKTYNGRDMALVHSGGATVNGIEKVAGKVATRGVLLDMPRYKSVDWLEPGTPITSDDLLGCAHYAGVTLGSGDALLVRTGQMAQCRAQGGWGMYAGGDAPGLCLETAQFLHDAEIACVATDTWGMEVRPNETPDCFQPLHLVLIAYMGMLVGEIFDFEALAADSASDGVYEFLFVAPPLPFTGAVGSPLNAYALK; via the coding sequence GTGACGACGAAGACCTGGACGCTGCAAACCGTGCTGGAGGAGGGCCGCCGGCTGCGCAACTGGGGCCGCTGGGGCGCCGATGACGAGGTTGGTACGCTCAACTTCATCACGCCGCAGAAGATTACCGCGGCCGCGGCGCTGGTGCGGCAGGGCAAGGTCATTTCCTGCGCCCTGCCCTACGACGCCGACGGTCCCCAGCGCGGCGGCCGCCGCTTCAACCCGATTCACCTGATGCTGGCCAGCGGCGCCGACGCCGCGGCCGGCGCCCAGGACCGCATCCCCGGCCTGCGCTACGCCGACGACGTGATCACGATGCCGCTGCAGTGCGGCACGCAGTGGGACGCCCTCTCGCACATCTTCGTCGAGGGCAAGACCTACAACGGCCGCGACATGGCGCTCGTCCACTCCGGCGGCGCCACGGTGAACGGCATCGAGAAGGTCGCGGGCAAGGTCGCCACGCGCGGCGTGCTGCTCGACATGCCGCGCTACAAGAGCGTGGACTGGCTGGAGCCGGGCACGCCGATCACCAGCGACGACCTGCTCGGCTGCGCCCACTATGCCGGCGTCACGCTGGGCAGCGGCGACGCGCTGCTGGTGCGCACGGGCCAGATGGCGCAGTGCCGGGCGCAGGGCGGCTGGGGCATGTACGCCGGCGGCGACGCGCCGGGCCTCTGCCTGGAGACGGCGCAGTTCCTGCACGACGCGGAGATCGCCTGCGTGGCGACGGATACCTGGGGCATGGAGGTGCGGCCGAACGAGACGCCGGATTGCTTCCAGCCGCTGCACCTGGTCCTGATCGCCTACATGGGCATGCTGGTGGGTGAGATCTTCGATTTCGAAGCGCTGGCCGCCGACTCTGCCTCCGACGGCGTCTACGAGTTCCTGTTCGTGGCGCCGCCGCTGCCGTTCACCGGCGCCGTCGGCTCGCCGCTCAACGCCTACGCGCTCAAGTAG
- a CDS encoding DinB family protein: MTSTPNREALIADLDAAVQETLAWFAGPGEHSAARIDRWGARDVLAHLPYWHDATAWGIASAAHGGPPWLISGTADEVNDAALRTRAGESAAEITAQLRQATARLLRVAREAPDLDTVVFRFTDGRTLSAGQRLEMIARHWRGHLQQLQEAGR, from the coding sequence ATGACGAGCACACCGAACCGTGAGGCGCTGATCGCCGATCTCGACGCCGCCGTGCAGGAGACGTTGGCCTGGTTCGCGGGGCCGGGCGAGCATTCGGCGGCGCGGATCGACCGCTGGGGCGCCCGCGACGTGCTGGCCCACCTGCCCTACTGGCACGACGCGACCGCCTGGGGCATCGCCTCGGCCGCGCACGGCGGCCCGCCCTGGCTGATCTCCGGCACCGCCGACGAGGTCAACGACGCCGCGCTGCGCACCCGCGCCGGTGAGAGCGCCGCGGAGATCACCGCGCAACTGCGCCAGGCCACGGCACGGCTGCTGCGCGTGGCGCGCGAGGCGCCGGACCTCGACACCGTGGTCTTCCGCTTCACGGACGGCCGCACGCTCAGCGCCGGCCAGCGGCTGGAGATGATCGCCCGCCACTGGCGCGGCCACCTGCAGCAGTTGCAGGAAGCCGGCAGATGA
- a CDS encoding 3-phenylpropionate/cinnamic acid dioxygenase subunit beta, producing MTIVAPDLLREVEQFLYHEARLLDERRFHAWIELFTEDIHYWMPTRSNRYLNDLDNELSKPDELAYFDDNLTMLRGRVARLDTGMAWAEDPPSRTIHNVNNVQIDAVEGDELKVHCTFVIHRGRNETEQDLFIGYRDDVLRRVDGAFKIARRTIVLGQNVVSAKNLSIFF from the coding sequence ATGACGATCGTGGCCCCGGACCTGCTGCGCGAAGTCGAGCAGTTTCTCTACCACGAGGCGCGGTTGCTGGACGAGCGGCGCTTTCATGCGTGGATCGAGCTGTTCACCGAGGACATCCACTACTGGATGCCCACGCGCAGCAACCGTTACCTCAACGATCTCGACAACGAGCTGTCGAAGCCGGACGAGCTGGCCTACTTCGACGACAACCTGACGATGCTGCGCGGCCGCGTGGCGCGGCTCGATACCGGCATGGCCTGGGCCGAAGACCCGCCCTCGCGCACGATCCACAACGTCAATAATGTGCAGATCGATGCCGTGGAAGGCGATGAGCTCAAGGTTCACTGCACCTTCGTGATCCACCGCGGCCGCAACGAGACGGAGCAGGACCTGTTCATCGGCTACCGCGACGACGTGCTGCGCCGCGTGGACGGCGCCTTCAAGATCGCCCGCCGTACGATCGTGCTGGGACAGAACGTGGTCAGCGCCAAGAACCTCAGCATCTTCTTCTAG
- a CDS encoding aromatic ring-hydroxylating dioxygenase subunit alpha: protein MAAATNGFASGYDFNDLVQPEQGLISRRIFVEDEVYQLELAKIFARCWLFLCHESQIPNPGDFFSAYMGEDPVLVTRGKDGKVRAFLNSCRHRGMRVCRADAGNAAAFTCAYHAWTYAGDGRLIGVPNHADAYYGDLDKEQWGLVPVPRLERYAGLIFGAWDANAVTLEEYIGDFAYYLDLCFNRRPGGVEFVPGTHKWQMPCNWKFAADNFVGDMYHAPFSHGSALRVRAEAEGLNGPAARLTQPPMMQVSAGGGHGMGVTLLDDPEGRQFPQRPAMQEYMDSIRPEVEAHLGPERAHKLSTVHATLFPNFSFLGSGTVRVWQPKGPEKMEIWAWVYVDKDAPERIKQMVRRQSAYNFNPSGMFEQDDGENWNQCTASSRGYIARQYPFNYQMGLGHERAMEEYPGRRGANFAEINQRGYYARWRELMTAE, encoded by the coding sequence ATGGCCGCAGCGACGAACGGCTTCGCCTCTGGGTACGACTTCAACGACCTGGTGCAGCCCGAGCAGGGTCTGATCAGCCGGCGCATCTTCGTCGAGGATGAGGTCTACCAGCTCGAGCTGGCGAAGATCTTCGCCAGGTGCTGGCTCTTTCTCTGCCACGAAAGCCAGATTCCCAACCCCGGCGACTTCTTCAGCGCCTACATGGGCGAAGACCCGGTGCTGGTCACGCGCGGCAAGGACGGCAAGGTGCGCGCCTTCCTCAACTCCTGCCGCCACCGCGGCATGCGCGTCTGCCGCGCCGACGCCGGCAACGCCGCCGCCTTCACCTGCGCCTATCACGCCTGGACCTACGCCGGCGACGGCCGCCTGATCGGCGTGCCCAACCACGCCGACGCCTACTACGGCGACCTGGACAAAGAGCAGTGGGGGCTGGTGCCCGTGCCGCGGCTGGAGCGCTATGCCGGCCTGATCTTCGGCGCCTGGGACGCCAACGCGGTGACGCTGGAGGAGTACATCGGCGACTTCGCCTACTACCTCGACCTCTGCTTCAACCGCCGGCCCGGCGGCGTCGAGTTCGTGCCCGGCACGCACAAGTGGCAGATGCCCTGCAACTGGAAGTTCGCCGCCGACAACTTTGTCGGCGACATGTACCACGCACCCTTCAGCCACGGCTCGGCGCTGCGCGTGCGCGCGGAGGCGGAAGGGCTGAACGGGCCAGCCGCCCGGCTCACGCAGCCGCCGATGATGCAGGTCAGCGCCGGCGGCGGTCACGGCATGGGTGTAACGCTGCTGGACGACCCGGAGGGCCGCCAGTTCCCGCAGCGGCCGGCTATGCAGGAGTACATGGACAGCATCCGCCCGGAGGTCGAGGCGCACCTGGGCCCCGAGCGGGCGCACAAGCTGTCCACGGTGCACGCTACGCTGTTTCCCAACTTCTCCTTCCTTGGCAGCGGCACGGTGCGCGTCTGGCAGCCGAAGGGGCCGGAGAAGATGGAGATCTGGGCCTGGGTCTACGTCGACAAGGACGCGCCGGAGCGAATCAAGCAGATGGTGCGCCGGCAGAGCGCCTACAACTTCAATCCTTCCGGCATGTTCGAGCAGGACGACGGCGAAAACTGGAACCAGTGCACCGCCTCCAGCCGCGGCTACATCGCCCGGCAGTATCCCTTCAATTACCAGATGGGGCTGGGCCACGAGCGGGCGATGGAGGAGTATCCCGGCCGGCGCGGCGCCAACTTCGCCGAGATCAACCAGCGCGGCTACTACGCCCGCTGGCGCGAGCTGATGACCGCGGAGTGA
- a CDS encoding GAF domain-containing sensor histidine kinase, whose translation MNAREGHAPRSGRATAGVALRPKPSGAAALTGYLDAVRAIAEAASGDPAALDPAAVAVEAARVLAGITSLSACCIYLADRQAGLARCLAQSGYPSAFMERYEQLALDGRSLTAVALRTGEPQYSGASPPGETAREIMALIGANTFIIVPFHSGGRVSGTVNMAGVRAAAPPAAEVALLQIVAEQIGHAVVAARLHRESAAAGERARFLAEVSRSFNATLELAGVLEAVCRRAVGVLGDWCVIYLRDEVRELVEMRAVQHREPARAEIVRRVFAARPIKVGEGVAGTVILSGEPRVFRAFGEEQIRALAPRDDEAYMKELRQVRSWACLPLMQRGHGLGAIVIARTDRELDDDDLEFAGAFAGIAAGAIANARLFEAERTLRRVAEIQQAELAAADRQKDEFLSVASHELRTPLTSAQGFAQVLLRRLRRQTEPDSGLMEGLGVMEGQLRRIGGLLNDLLDFTRIQTGSLPLRPVTTDLVALTRAVVEHVRLAPGGDRIALSAPEAPVAGVWDPQRVEQIIVNLLENALKYSPGGGPVEVSVRAEDGQALLRVRDHGLGVPAASLGRLFQRFYRVPDEQHRQISGIGVGLYISRTIAEQHGGTLTVEQPNGPGVRFVLRLPLAPPAQPE comes from the coding sequence ATGAACGCGCGCGAGGGGCACGCTCCGCGCTCTGGTCGCGCCACGGCCGGCGTGGCGCTGCGCCCGAAGCCGTCCGGCGCCGCGGCGCTGACCGGTTATCTGGACGCGGTGCGCGCCATCGCCGAGGCTGCCTCCGGCGACCCGGCCGCACTCGATCCGGCCGCCGTCGCGGTCGAGGCGGCGCGGGTGCTGGCCGGCATCACCAGTCTCTCGGCCTGCTGCATCTACCTGGCCGATCGCCAGGCGGGCCTGGCGCGCTGCCTGGCCCAGAGCGGCTATCCGTCCGCCTTCATGGAACGCTACGAGCAGCTCGCGCTGGACGGCCGCTCGCTCACCGCCGTGGCGCTGCGCACGGGCGAGCCGCAGTATTCCGGCGCCTCGCCTCCCGGTGAGACCGCGCGCGAGATCATGGCGCTGATCGGCGCCAACACCTTCATCATCGTGCCGTTTCACAGCGGCGGCCGGGTCAGCGGCACGGTCAACATGGCCGGTGTGCGCGCCGCCGCGCCGCCGGCCGCGGAGGTCGCCCTGCTGCAGATCGTGGCCGAGCAGATCGGCCACGCGGTGGTGGCGGCGCGGCTGCATCGCGAGAGCGCCGCGGCCGGCGAGCGCGCCCGCTTTCTGGCCGAGGTCAGCCGCAGCTTCAACGCCACCCTCGAGCTGGCCGGCGTGCTCGAGGCCGTCTGCCGCCGCGCCGTCGGCGTGCTGGGCGACTGGTGCGTGATCTACCTGCGCGACGAGGTGCGCGAGCTGGTTGAGATGCGCGCCGTGCAGCACCGCGAACCGGCGCGGGCCGAGATCGTGCGCCGCGTCTTCGCCGCGCGGCCGATCAAGGTCGGCGAAGGGGTGGCCGGCACCGTGATCCTCAGCGGCGAGCCGCGCGTCTTCCGCGCCTTCGGCGAGGAGCAGATCCGCGCCCTCGCCCCGCGCGACGATGAAGCCTACATGAAGGAGCTGCGCCAGGTCCGCTCCTGGGCCTGCCTGCCGCTGATGCAGCGCGGCCACGGCCTCGGCGCGATCGTGATCGCCCGCACCGACCGCGAGCTGGACGACGACGACCTGGAGTTCGCCGGCGCTTTCGCCGGCATCGCCGCCGGCGCGATCGCCAACGCCCGCCTGTTTGAAGCCGAGCGCACGTTGCGCCGCGTGGCCGAGATCCAGCAGGCCGAGCTGGCCGCCGCCGACCGGCAGAAGGATGAGTTCCTCTCCGTCGCCTCGCACGAGCTGCGCACGCCGCTCACCTCCGCCCAGGGCTTCGCCCAGGTGCTGCTGCGCCGCCTGCGCCGGCAGACGGAGCCGGACTCCGGCCTGATGGAGGGTCTCGGGGTGATGGAGGGGCAGTTGCGCCGTATCGGCGGGCTGCTGAACGACCTGCTCGACTTCACCCGTATCCAGACCGGCTCGCTGCCCTTGCGCCCCGTGACCACGGACCTCGTCGCGCTGACACGGGCCGTGGTCGAGCACGTCCGCCTGGCGCCCGGCGGCGATCGCATTGCGCTTTCGGCGCCGGAGGCGCCGGTGGCCGGCGTGTGGGATCCGCAGCGCGTCGAGCAGATCATCGTCAACCTGCTGGAGAACGCGCTCAAGTACAGCCCCGGCGGCGGCCCGGTGGAGGTGAGCGTGCGGGCGGAAGATGGCCAGGCGCTGCTCCGCGTGCGTGACCACGGCCTGGGTGTGCCCGCAGCCTCGCTGGGGCGGCTGTTCCAGCGCTTCTACCGCGTGCCGGACGAGCAGCACCGCCAGATCAGCGGCATCGGCGTCGGCCTCTACATCAGCCGCACGATCGCCGAGCAGCACGGCGGCACGCTCACAGTCGAGCAGCCCAACGGCCCCGGCGTGCGCTTTGTGCTGCGCCTGCCGCTCGCCCCACCCGCTCAGCCGGAGTAG
- a CDS encoding alpha/beta fold hydrolase — MAERRAAMLVDLVSVRTDDDCLLDGAYWPALGEPPALADACVLAHGAGGNAFSPVQRALAEGLATAGVAVLALSTRGHDIISRTAHADGPRLGGVALEDLDEARLDLDAGLRFLRARGHQRVGLAGHSLGAVKAVLTQAATSEAACLIALSPPRFCHATLLAAANGAQFRETLAEAQALVDAGRGETLLRVQAPIAGYFAAAQYLKKYGPEDRYDVVRHFPAVHCPALLLYGSLEANDGSAVSATVAAAPELARQCTNLIVVGIEGADHVYTGCMPQVIAAMRGWLGVAARPSPPAPLPSLGEGGLSSARGG; from the coding sequence ATGGCTGAGCGGAGGGCGGCGATGCTGGTGGACCTGGTGAGCGTGCGCACGGACGACGACTGCCTGCTGGACGGGGCCTACTGGCCGGCCCTGGGCGAGCCGCCGGCGCTCGCCGACGCCTGCGTGCTGGCGCACGGCGCCGGCGGGAACGCCTTCTCGCCCGTGCAGCGGGCGCTGGCGGAAGGGCTGGCGACGGCCGGCGTGGCGGTGCTGGCGCTGAGCACGCGCGGCCACGATATCATCAGCCGCACGGCGCACGCCGACGGGCCGCGCCTGGGCGGCGTCGCCCTCGAGGATCTGGACGAGGCGCGGCTCGACCTTGACGCGGGTCTGCGCTTCCTCAGGGCGCGGGGCCACCAGCGCGTTGGGCTCGCCGGCCACAGCCTGGGCGCGGTCAAGGCCGTGCTGACGCAGGCCGCCACGAGCGAGGCTGCCTGCCTGATCGCGCTCTCGCCGCCGCGCTTTTGCCACGCCACGCTGCTGGCGGCTGCGAACGGGGCGCAGTTCCGCGAGACGCTGGCCGAGGCGCAGGCGCTTGTCGATGCCGGCCGCGGCGAGACGCTGCTGCGCGTGCAGGCGCCGATCGCCGGCTACTTCGCCGCCGCGCAGTATCTGAAGAAGTACGGCCCGGAAGACCGCTACGACGTGGTGCGGCACTTTCCGGCGGTGCACTGCCCGGCGCTGCTGCTCTACGGCTCGCTGGAGGCAAACGACGGCTCGGCCGTGAGCGCGACGGTGGCCGCGGCGCCGGAGCTGGCGCGGCAGTGCACGAACCTGATCGTCGTGGGCATCGAGGGCGCCGATCACGTGTACACGGGCTGCATGCCGCAGGTGATCGCGGCGATGCGCGGCTGGCTGGGCGTGGCGGCCCGGCCCTCACCCCCGGCCCCTCTCCCAAGCCTGGGCGAGGGGGGA